In a genomic window of Wyeomyia smithii strain HCP4-BCI-WySm-NY-G18 chromosome 1, ASM2978416v1, whole genome shotgun sequence:
- the LOC129717270 gene encoding mite group 2 allergen Der f 2-like, which yields MFKFCLLVFIGLVPSLVLAEVNFGECPNGAPMPMLLMINDCIADECNLMAGEPLTVTASGIVSPIDSATATAHISAYLDGLNLGFVIPPHLENACVRGIYEGCPLTEGTPFSYSLVSDSLEAPARGVAVEIEVGLAGDGGVPLACVRFNAVIN from the exons ATGTTCAAATTTTGCTTGCTGGTTTTCATCGGTCTCGTGCCGTCGCTTGTGCTAGCCGAAGTTAATTTCGGCGAAT GTCCCAACGGTGCACCAATGCCGATGCTGCTGATGATCAACGACTGCATCGCAGATGAGTGCAACCTGATGGCTGGGGAACCTCTCACGGTAACAGCCAGTGGAATAGTGAGTCCGATCGATAGTGCCACCGCTACTGCCCATATTTCGGCTTACCTGGATGGTTTGAATCTGGGCTTCGTAATACCTCCCCACCTGGAAAATGCCTGCGTCAGGGGAATTTATGAAGGATGCCCGCTTACTGAAGGAACACCTTTCAGTTACTCGTTGGTCAGTGACAGCTTGGAGGCTCCAGCCAGAGGCGTAGCGGTTGAGATTGAAGTCGGTTTGGCGGGAGATGGTGGCGTTCCGTTGGCTTGCGTGCGCTTCAACGCGGTGATCAACTGA
- the LOC129718368 gene encoding NPC intracellular cholesterol transporter 2-like: protein MFKLFLLVAFLLADVHGLTVRPCANNAPIPEEVRVVDCYEEPCMIPLGGMVDMDLDFIANQDSTTVAAALNIFLGDFRVPYELPADQQNACNFFYGRGCPIQQGENINYHLSTPASAPFADVTVDLQLQLTGDDGEPLFCFRSSARIVAA from the exons ATGTTTAAACTGTTCCTCCTAGTAGCTTTCTTGTTAGCCGATGTCCATGGCCTGACAGTAAGACCAT GTGCCAACAATGCTCCCATCCCTGAAGAGGTGCGAGTCGTTGATTGCTACGAGGAACCGTGCATGATTCCGCTCGGAGGAATGGTCGACATGGATCTAGATTTCATTGCAAATCAAGATAGTACCACTGTAGCGGCAGCCTTGAACATTTTTCTCGGCGATTTTCGAGTACCATACGAGCTGCCGGCCGATCAGCAGAATGCTTGTAATTTCTTCTACGGACGTGGTTGCCCTATTCAACAAGGGGAGAATATCAACTATCATCTCAGTACCCCGGCCTCGGCTCCATTTGCCGATGTGACTGTCGATCTGCAACTTCAGCTAACCGGAGACGATGGAGAACCACTGTTTTGTTTCCGCTCGTCGGCAAGAATTGTAGCGGCTTGA